The segment GACACCGTGGAGCTCACCGCCGGACGCTTCCTGCTCCGGCCGTGCCGGCCCGTCGACGCGGAGTGGGTCTGCCGCGCCTGCCAGGACCCGGACATCCAGCGCTGGACCCGCGTCCCCGCGCCCTACCGGCTCGACGACGCGGTCGGCTACGTCACCGACCACGTCCCGCAGTCCTGGGCCACCGGCCGCGGCGCGCCGTTCGGCGTCTTCGACGCCCTCACCGGCGAAGGGCTCGCCACCGTAGGACTCGTCTCGATGGACCTGACCGAGGGCCTCGCCGAGGTCGGCTACTGGGTCGCCCCGTGGGCGCGCCGCCGCGGAATCGCCACCGCGGGCACGCTCGCTGTCGCTCGCTGGGCGTTCGGTTCGCTGGGGGTCTCGCGCCTGACCTGGCTGGCCGAGGTCGGCAACACCGGCTCCCGGGCGGTCGCGGAGCGCGCCGGCTTCACGATCGAGGGCGTCCTCCGCGACCGC is part of the Cryptosporangium phraense genome and harbors:
- a CDS encoding GNAT family N-acetyltransferase, producing MDTVELTAGRFLLRPCRPVDAEWVCRACQDPDIQRWTRVPAPYRLDDAVGYVTDHVPQSWATGRGAPFGVFDALTGEGLATVGLVSMDLTEGLAEVGYWVAPWARRRGIATAGTLAVARWAFGSLGVSRLTWLAEVGNTGSRAVAERAGFTIEGVLRDRVRVRDGSRADAWIGSLLPSDLKS